ATGTTCATCTCAAAGTCGTATTAAGaagatgataaaaacagtttgtaagTTTAACCAACTCTTGCAGATGCCTCCGAAAAAGACCGAAGCCCCGAAACAGCCTCCATTAATCGGGCGATTTGGAACATCTCTGAAAATTGGAATCGTGGGATTGCCTAATGTTGGGTAAATGGACATTTGTGGTGACGTTTGTGTGATTAAATTGAGTTGTTTAGACTTCTCAGCGACTTGATTGTCTGTAAAACCATTTTATGTCTTtcagaaaatcaacatttttcaacGTTCTGACTAAAAGTCAAGCAGCAGCTGAAAACTTCCCATTCTGCACAATCGACCCAAATGAAAGCAGGGTTCCGGTACCGGATGAACGCTTCGATTTCCTCTGCCAGTATCACAAACCAGCCAGGTGTGTGTTCTGACAGCTGACTGTATTCCCCTGCTCCTGTGGACCTCTGATCCCGTCCGTCTCTGCAGTAAAGTTCCTGCTTTCCTGAACGTCGTGGACATCGCCGGTTTGGTGAAAGGAGCTCACGCGGGGCAGGGACTTGGAAACGCCTTCCTGTCCCACATCAGTGCCTGCGACGCCATCTTTAAAATGACTCGTGAGTTGCCGCAGATACTCTATCAGAGCGCGCTTCAACGTTTATCCAGTTTGTGGATTTTGAAGTGTCTTTTTGTGTCTAAGGTGCATTCGATGATGAGGATATCATCCACGTGGAGGGCAATGTGGACCCGGTGAGAGACATTGAGATCATCCACGAGGAGCTGCGACTAAAGGACGAAGAGATGATCGGTCCGATCATCGACAAGCTAGAGAAAACGGCTGTCAGGGGAGGAGATAAGAAACTCAAACCTGAATATGTGAGTGAAGCGACTTTCTTGTTCATGACTGAATCAGCATTAGAGCCTATGATTTACCATTTGTGCTCCTTTAGGATACCATGATGAAGATAAGGAACTGGGTGGTGGACGAGAAGAAGCACGTCAGATTTTACCCTGATTGGAATGACAAAGAGGTacaaatttatttctatttctacTTCGGTTTCGAGTTTCGGCATTTCCTTGGTTGACCAGATCCAGAACAGTCCAAGTCATGGTTTTTCTAATTGTCTCTGCAGATCGAGGTTTTAAACAAATACCTGTTTCTGACATCTAAGCCCATGATCTACCTGGTTAATCTTTCAGAGAAGGAttacattagaaaaaagaacaaatggtACTGTctaaaatctacttttaaatatttatgtgttATACAGAATAGCTTTTTTTACATGccgtgtttttattttcaggttgGCAAAAATCAAAGAGTGGGTAGATGTTCATGATCCTGGTGCCGTGGTCATTCCCCTGAGTGGAGCTTTGGAGTCCAAACTGCTGgacatggaggaggaggagaggaataAATACTGCgaggaacaaaaaacacaaaggtgAGACGTTTACCTCTatactttaaatttaattcCATCCGTATGCGTTTTGATATCTCAGTGGCTGATGTAGTTAGCTTGTGAGAGCACGGTGCTGATTTGTTACAGACTtagtttaaagtctcactccgatcatctt
The genomic region above belongs to Oryzias melastigma strain HK-1 linkage group LG22, ASM292280v2, whole genome shotgun sequence and contains:
- the LOC112150052 gene encoding obg-like ATPase 1 codes for the protein MPPKKTEAPKQPPLIGRFGTSLKIGIVGLPNVGKSTFFNVLTKSQAAAENFPFCTIDPNESRVPVPDERFDFLCQYHKPASKVPAFLNVVDIAGLVKGAHAGQGLGNAFLSHISACDAIFKMTRAFDDEDIIHVEGNVDPVRDIEIIHEELRLKDEEMIGPIIDKLEKTAVRGGDKKLKPEYDTMMKIRNWVVDEKKHVRFYPDWNDKEIEVLNKYLFLTSKPMIYLVNLSEKDYIRKKNKWLAKIKEWVDVHDPGAVVIPLSGALESKLLDMEEEERNKYCEEQKTQSVLTKIIKTGYAALQLEYFFTAGPDEVRAWTIRKGAKAPQAAGKIHTDFEKGFIMAEVMKYSDFKEEGSESAVKAAGKYRQQGRNYVVEDGDIIFFKFNTPNAPKKK